A portion of the Sphingobacterium spiritivorum genome contains these proteins:
- the murA gene encoding UDP-N-acetylglucosamine 1-carboxyvinyltransferase: MNAFEIHGGKPLKGEIIPQGAKNEALQIISAVLLTEEPMTIANVPDIKDVNKLIELLQALGVKVNRVDQDTYVFEAKDINIDYFQSEEFKVKGGGLRGSIMIVGPLLARFGKAAIPKPGGDKIGRRRLDTHFLGFEKLGAKFVYDADNNFFNVDASELKGTYILLDEASVTGTANIVMAAVLAKGTTTIYNAACEPYLQQLCKMLNRMGANISGIGSNLLTIEGVEHLGGTSHKMLPDMIEIGSFIGLAAMTGSEITIKDVCYPELGIIPTIFSRLGIKMELRGDDIFIPAQEHYEIETFIDGSILTVSDAPWPGFTPDLLSIVLVTAIQAKGNVLIHQKMFESRLFFVDKLIDMGAQIILCDPHRATVIGLDKAFKLRGIEMTSPDIRAGVSLLIAALSAQGKSKIYNIEQIERGYQHIEERLKALGADIRRIDETPAGH; the protein is encoded by the coding sequence ATGAACGCATTTGAAATACATGGTGGGAAGCCATTAAAAGGTGAGATTATTCCTCAGGGCGCAAAAAATGAAGCATTGCAGATTATTTCTGCGGTTCTGTTAACAGAAGAACCAATGACAATAGCGAATGTTCCTGATATTAAAGATGTCAATAAGCTGATCGAGCTGTTACAGGCATTAGGTGTAAAGGTGAATCGTGTAGATCAGGATACATATGTCTTTGAAGCAAAAGATATTAATATTGATTATTTTCAATCGGAAGAATTTAAGGTGAAAGGTGGAGGGCTCCGCGGATCTATTATGATCGTTGGTCCTTTACTTGCACGCTTTGGTAAAGCCGCCATTCCTAAACCGGGAGGCGATAAAATTGGCCGTCGCCGTTTGGATACCCATTTTCTTGGATTTGAAAAATTAGGAGCCAAATTTGTGTACGATGCTGACAATAATTTTTTCAATGTCGATGCCAGCGAATTAAAAGGAACTTATATCTTACTGGATGAGGCTTCCGTAACGGGAACTGCAAATATTGTGATGGCAGCCGTATTGGCTAAAGGTACAACAACAATTTATAATGCTGCATGTGAACCTTATTTGCAACAGTTGTGTAAGATGTTGAACAGAATGGGCGCTAATATCTCCGGTATAGGTTCTAATCTGTTGACTATTGAAGGGGTAGAACACCTTGGAGGAACTAGTCACAAAATGTTGCCGGATATGATCGAGATCGGATCTTTTATCGGGCTGGCTGCAATGACAGGTTCTGAAATTACAATTAAAGATGTGTGTTATCCGGAGTTGGGTATTATTCCTACTATCTTCAGCCGTCTGGGAATCAAGATGGAACTGAGAGGAGATGATATTTTTATCCCTGCTCAGGAACATTATGAAATAGAAACGTTTATAGACGGTTCTATCCTTACCGTATCGGACGCACCATGGCCAGGTTTTACACCGGACTTGTTAAGTATAGTACTGGTAACCGCTATTCAGGCAAAAGGAAATGTGCTGATACACCAGAAAATGTTTGAAAGCCGTCTGTTTTTTGTAGATAAACTGATCGATATGGGTGCCCAGATTATTTTATGTGACCCGCACCGTGCTACTGTGATCGGACTGGATAAAGCATTTAAATTAAGAGGAATTGAGATGACATCCCCGGATATCCGGGCAGGTGTATCCTTATTGATAGCAGCGCTTTCGGCTCAGGGTAAATCCAAAATCTACAATATCGAGCAGATTGAAAGAGGATACCAGCATATTGAAGAACGTTTGAAAGCTTTAGGAGCTGATATTCGTCGTATTGATGAAACACCTGCGGGTCATTAG
- a CDS encoding YceI family protein — translation MKKIILFSAFAALVLSSCAGNPEGKKAETSDSTAIVENTVSGNSFTVDTAQSKVVWTGTKVTGQHTGTVVVKSGSIQIDNNALVGGTFTLDMNSISSTDLEGEYKDKLDGHLKAADFFDAAQFPEATFVISKVEAGATASDVKVTGNLTIKGITKSISFDTKVLESTDSVIKTHADFNIERADWGVNYAGKEDDLISKQINFKIDIVANKK, via the coding sequence ATGAAAAAAATCATTTTATTCTCTGCCTTTGCGGCTCTGGTATTATCTTCATGTGCAGGTAACCCTGAAGGTAAAAAAGCTGAAACTTCTGATTCTACAGCTATTGTTGAAAATACAGTTTCAGGTAATTCTTTTACAGTAGATACTGCGCAGTCTAAAGTAGTATGGACAGGTACAAAAGTAACAGGTCAGCACACAGGTACTGTAGTTGTTAAATCAGGTTCTATTCAGATTGATAACAATGCCCTTGTAGGTGGTACATTCACACTGGATATGAACTCTATCAGTTCTACAGATCTGGAAGGAGAGTATAAAGATAAATTGGACGGACATTTGAAAGCAGCTGATTTCTTTGATGCAGCGCAATTCCCTGAAGCGACTTTTGTGATTTCAAAAGTAGAGGCGGGAGCTACTGCATCTGATGTAAAAGTAACCGGCAATCTGACAATCAAAGGTATCACAAAGAGTATTTCATTTGATACAAAAGTATTGGAATCAACTGACAGCGTAATCAAGACGCATGCAGACTTCAATATCGAGCGTGCTGATTGGGGTGTGAACTACGCTGGTAAAGAAGATGATTTGATTTCAAAACAAATCAACTTCAAAATTGATATCGTTGCAAACAAGAAATAA
- a CDS encoding DUF3078 domain-containing protein — protein sequence MKKLKLTLMLLLSAFSLVTYAQQEGADSTRLWTIKGENTFLINQSSFSNWAAGGVNSFAGNLMFNYDFNYKKDKWSWDNKVLAAYGQTFQKETDWRKNDDRFAISSLLGYQAKERWLYTFFMNFNTQFAKGYKYDSNNARTLLSTAFAPAYLSFGPGMAYKESDNFKINISPAAARFVFVTNDSLSNIGAFGVDPGKKSRFEFGASLDAYYKKEIMENITFENILKLYSNYLEDPQNVDVDYTANLVMKVNKWITVNAGVQLIYDDNTLIPKDNGAPGAERPALQVKQILGAGITYKF from the coding sequence ATGAAGAAATTAAAACTCACACTTATGCTGCTTCTGTCAGCGTTCTCCCTTGTCACTTATGCACAACAGGAAGGTGCAGATTCAACCAGACTATGGACGATCAAAGGAGAAAATACTTTTTTGATTAATCAGAGTTCTTTTTCCAATTGGGCTGCCGGTGGTGTCAATTCCTTTGCCGGAAACCTGATGTTTAATTACGACTTCAACTACAAGAAAGACAAATGGAGTTGGGACAATAAAGTATTAGCCGCTTACGGACAGACCTTCCAGAAGGAAACAGACTGGAGAAAGAATGATGACAGATTTGCGATCAGCAGTTTACTGGGGTATCAGGCAAAGGAAAGATGGCTTTATACTTTCTTTATGAATTTCAACACACAATTTGCTAAAGGATATAAGTATGACAGTAACAATGCCAGGACATTATTATCAACAGCATTTGCTCCTGCATATCTGAGCTTTGGTCCCGGTATGGCGTATAAAGAGTCTGACAATTTTAAAATAAACATCTCGCCTGCCGCAGCACGTTTTGTATTTGTAACCAATGATTCCCTTTCCAATATAGGGGCTTTCGGTGTAGATCCCGGCAAAAAATCACGTTTTGAATTTGGTGCTTCTCTGGATGCATATTATAAAAAGGAGATTATGGAAAATATAACCTTTGAAAATATCCTTAAACTCTATTCCAATTATCTGGAAGACCCGCAGAATGTAGACGTCGATTATACCGCTAATCTCGTGATGAAAGTGAACAAATGGATCACAGTCAATGCAGGTGTACAGCTGATATACGACGACAATACCCTTATTCCGAAAGACAACGGAGCTCCAGGAGCTGAGCGGCCGGCTTTACAGGTCAAACAAATTCTTGGTGCAGGTATAACGTACAAATTTTAG
- a CDS encoding DUF4290 domain-containing protein: MNFDYNSTRPKLILAEYGRNVQNMVDYISSLPTKEERNRHAQVVIDMMGVLNPHLRDVADFKHKLWDHLQIISDFKIDVDSPYPIQSRENVKHQPEMLGYPQHNIRFKHYGHTVETMVSKARLITDEAKRNQMILSIANFMKMAYLTWNKDSVSDDQILQDLKELSKGELFLPEGTVLTKLDFKTPPPGSRVKSQTPSSGGSNNNNNNKGSYQQKSNNNNNKKPGGFVKRNNNNNNNGGPKKSYHNNNNNNNNNNNHSNNYKRG, translated from the coding sequence ATGAATTTTGATTATAACAGCACAAGACCAAAACTTATTCTAGCCGAATATGGTCGTAATGTGCAGAATATGGTAGATTATATCAGTTCACTACCAACAAAAGAAGAACGTAACCGTCATGCTCAGGTCGTTATCGATATGATGGGTGTTCTTAATCCGCATTTACGTGATGTGGCCGATTTCAAACACAAGCTTTGGGATCACCTGCAGATTATTTCTGATTTTAAAATTGATGTAGATTCTCCATATCCTATTCAGAGCAGAGAAAATGTAAAACATCAGCCTGAGATGTTGGGCTATCCTCAGCATAACATCCGTTTCAAGCACTATGGACATACTGTAGAAACAATGGTAAGTAAGGCCCGATTGATCACGGATGAAGCCAAAAGAAATCAGATGATCCTGTCGATTGCGAATTTTATGAAAATGGCGTATCTGACATGGAACAAAGATTCTGTATCGGATGATCAGATCTTACAGGATTTGAAAGAACTTTCAAAAGGTGAACTTTTCTTACCTGAAGGTACCGTTCTTACCAAACTTGATTTTAAAACACCTCCTCCGGGAAGCCGTGTAAAAAGCCAGACCCCTTCTTCAGGTGGTAGCAACAATAACAACAATAATAAAGGAAGCTATCAGCAGAAATCGAATAATAATAACAATAAGAAACCGGGAGGTTTTGTAAAAAGAAATAATAACAACAATAATAACGGTGGCCCTAAAAAGAGCTATCACAATAATAACAATAATAACAACAACAATAACAACCATTCAAATAATTATAAGAGAGGATAA
- a CDS encoding ATP-dependent helicase, with product MDYLAGLNPTQRAAVEQTEGPVMIVAGAGSGKTRVITYRVAHLIRKGVDPFNILVLTFTNKAAKEMRERIMKVVGGEAKNIWMGTFHSVFARILRVEAELIGYPRNFTIYDTDDTKSLLRSILKEMNLDDKLYNVNHVYGRISQAKNNLISPQEYNKNEAIKAEDHSNGRGQMGQIYMTYAQRCYRAGAMDFDDLLFKTNVLLNKHPDVLHKYQHQFKYLMVDEYQDTNFSQYLIVKRLAAVNENICVVGDDAQSIYAFRGANIQNILNFQKDYPDVKVFKLEQNYRSTKMIVNAANSIIANNKNQLEKNVFSDNEDGEKIKVNRAFSDNEEGKIVADIIAQEKALKGLNFKDFAILYRTNAQSRSMEEALRKINIPYKIYGGTSFYQRKEIKDLIAYFRLTFNPNDEEALKRVINYPRRGIGDTTIERIMIAADQQQIRLWDVVANAQMFLDGRSAGSVSGFATMVQSFQAMANNHSAFDTAMHIAQHSGVLKDLYEDKSVEGLSRYENIQELLNGIKEFSEREDIEDRGLDVFMQDIALLTNDDNDKNPNADTVSMMTIHSSKGLEFPIVFIVGLEENLFPSQLSLNSRSELEEERRLFYVAVTRAEKKLHLSYATSRYRWGSLNNCEPSRFLDELNPACLDLDFKPRGMPSSAGDGFQRERMTWQQKDQDTFSKPKPKIVKTTSILPKAHTPTEGFAPSDTSGLQVGMEVEHERFGFGKVINLEGNKPDLKATIFFKELGQKQLLLKFAKLRIVQ from the coding sequence TTGGATTATCTAGCAGGATTAAATCCGACCCAACGTGCGGCTGTTGAACAGACAGAAGGACCAGTAATGATTGTCGCCGGAGCCGGATCGGGTAAAACACGTGTAATCACGTATCGTGTGGCACACCTTATACGTAAAGGTGTGGATCCCTTTAATATATTAGTGTTGACTTTTACCAATAAGGCTGCAAAAGAGATGCGGGAGCGTATCATGAAGGTCGTAGGAGGAGAAGCTAAGAATATCTGGATGGGTACTTTCCACTCGGTTTTTGCCCGGATATTACGTGTGGAAGCCGAATTGATTGGTTATCCCCGCAATTTTACGATCTATGATACAGACGACACCAAGAGTTTACTCCGTTCCATTTTAAAGGAGATGAACCTGGATGATAAACTGTATAATGTAAATCATGTATACGGCCGTATTTCACAGGCGAAAAACAATCTGATCTCTCCGCAGGAATATAATAAGAATGAAGCTATCAAAGCAGAAGATCATTCAAATGGCAGAGGGCAGATGGGACAGATTTATATGACCTATGCACAACGCTGCTATCGTGCAGGAGCGATGGACTTTGACGATTTGTTATTCAAGACCAATGTGCTTCTGAATAAGCATCCTGATGTCTTACATAAGTATCAGCACCAGTTTAAATATCTGATGGTGGATGAGTATCAGGATACTAACTTTTCCCAATATCTGATTGTGAAGCGTCTGGCTGCGGTGAATGAGAATATTTGTGTGGTGGGAGATGATGCGCAGAGTATTTATGCCTTTCGGGGTGCAAATATTCAAAACATTCTGAACTTCCAGAAGGATTATCCGGATGTAAAGGTTTTCAAGTTGGAACAGAATTACCGGTCGACAAAGATGATCGTGAATGCCGCCAACAGTATTATTGCGAATAACAAGAACCAGCTGGAGAAGAACGTATTTTCAGACAATGAAGATGGCGAAAAGATAAAGGTAAACAGAGCTTTTTCCGATAATGAGGAAGGAAAGATTGTTGCCGATATTATTGCACAGGAAAAAGCCCTTAAGGGATTAAATTTTAAAGATTTTGCGATTTTGTATCGTACGAATGCACAGTCCCGGTCCATGGAGGAGGCACTTCGCAAAATCAATATTCCTTATAAGATATATGGCGGGACTTCCTTTTATCAACGGAAGGAGATAAAGGATCTGATCGCTTATTTCAGATTGACATTCAACCCTAATGACGAAGAAGCACTGAAGCGTGTTATTAATTATCCGCGTCGTGGAATCGGAGATACAACTATCGAACGTATTATGATTGCTGCGGATCAGCAACAGATCCGTCTGTGGGATGTAGTGGCTAATGCGCAGATGTTTCTGGATGGAAGAAGTGCCGGTTCTGTAAGTGGTTTTGCTACTATGGTGCAGAGTTTTCAGGCTATGGCTAATAACCATTCGGCATTTGATACGGCGATGCACATAGCACAGCATTCGGGAGTACTGAAGGACCTCTATGAAGATAAATCAGTAGAAGGACTGAGCAGATACGAAAATATTCAGGAGCTCTTAAACGGTATCAAGGAGTTTTCGGAGAGAGAGGATATAGAAGATCGTGGGCTGGATGTGTTTATGCAGGATATTGCTCTTCTTACCAATGATGATAACGATAAGAATCCGAATGCAGATACCGTATCCATGATGACGATTCACTCTTCAAAAGGATTGGAGTTTCCGATTGTCTTTATTGTCGGGCTGGAAGAAAACCTGTTTCCTTCTCAGTTGTCTCTTAATTCCAGGTCAGAGCTGGAAGAGGAAAGACGATTATTCTATGTCGCGGTTACGCGTGCGGAGAAAAAGCTGCATTTATCGTATGCAACCTCACGATACAGATGGGGTTCATTGAATAATTGTGAACCGAGCAGATTTCTGGACGAATTGAATCCGGCCTGTCTTGATCTTGATTTCAAACCAAGAGGCATGCCTTCTTCAGCAGGAGATGGTTTTCAGAGAGAACGTATGACCTGGCAACAGAAAGATCAGGATACATTCTCCAAGCCGAAACCAAAAATAGTGAAGACAACTTCTATATTGCCAAAAGCGCATACACCTACAGAAGGCTTTGCCCCGTCAGATACAAGCGGACTTCAGGTAGGGATGGAAGTGGAGCATGAAAGATTTGGATTTGGCAAGGTTATCAATCTGGAAGGCAATAAACCGGACCTGAAAGCAACTATTTTCTTTAAAGAGTTGGGACAAAAGCAATTGTTGCTTAAATTTGCCAAACTTAGGATTGTACAATAG
- a CDS encoding DUF6443 domain-containing protein, with translation MDLILNNYSGQSQIKAQKSITLASGFHVTSGQNVRIFISRLTYQTLNSAPSNDQNYIITNNYKKSFTTPPTTPTTEDLIQQIMYFDGMGRKIQVISTKGSPTMKDIVQHIEYDNFGRESKKYLPYASSNSENGSYNSTAGSDVMNYYAANGWDTSVKKTTVPFAETLFEDSPLNRLQIQAAPGESWQLSSGHTIHKDYGTNVNDDVKFWKINTAGNGASATFYLQGKLYKTVTKDENWTSGKTGTVEEFKDFEEKIVLKRIWETEDKKLDTYYIYDHFKSLKYVIPPAVITNNFTESDSDFNLYIYGYKYDGRRRLIEKKIPGKGWEYIVYNKRSQVVQIQDAVQRLSNQWLFTKYDAFGRIVMTGIHTRSSSREAEQAYILNNEIVFWENRAREQSTYGNVSYPRTNTTVRSINYYDDYTFEQANNLTAEGITHSRMLNGLLTGTVVYKEDGSLPLLTALYYDDDGRLIQTVSQNNLGGKDIITYSYSFTGELLTSVHSHTANGQTTTIATHNKYDHVGRLMTSKQQINNQPEITLLAKNYNEIGQLREKVVGADTDGNNPVNIITYGYNERGWLTTSTSKYFSQQLKYQDPIYGTSAQWNGNISEQHWGQNTTVNEYFVYSYDKLNRLKNGNSTTSGMYESLEYDDMGNITKLTRNGAAIFYSYTGNNLNSVSGLVNGNYTYDSNGNVKIDRTGMNMSYNYLNLPQQVTGGGNTITYLYDAIGNKLRKTANTTGQRDYIGGIEYQNGAIELIHTAEGVAYRNVNGDYTYRYNLTDHLGNVRATIYRNPNTNAVEVLQRDDYYPFGLQKSPSPVFGNNKYLYNGKEKQEELGGQLDYGVRLYDPVIGRWNVVDPLASEEYDLSPYRYGYNNPLRFMDPDGMLEDDILYNQKGKEIDRIVNNLPDRYFMQYDRGNYSYNGSRYVQVNSRETILGDLREIAKGNEKTGFDGKLDSYTKKLGPIVAEATSKTNMGIVGGIALESLEPKNVYGGTGKGNLDFVSEFKADVLYEINGTYYSKHEALNYVWGAAMKTTGQNIGIFLSAADAYHKVHNRTTLGNEPSHNEAIKKGFYNAPGRQFQIYSIPQYYNEKKWLSRPIGK, from the coding sequence ATGGATCTTATACTTAATAATTATAGCGGTCAAAGTCAGATTAAAGCGCAAAAGAGCATTACATTAGCTTCCGGATTTCACGTCACTTCAGGTCAGAATGTACGAATTTTCATCAGTCGTCTAACATATCAGACTCTGAATTCTGCACCAAGTAATGATCAGAACTATATAATTACTAATAACTACAAAAAGTCTTTTACTACCCCCCCCACAACTCCTACTACGGAAGACCTTATTCAACAGATTATGTATTTTGATGGGATGGGAAGGAAAATTCAGGTTATTTCTACAAAAGGAAGCCCTACAATGAAAGATATAGTACAACATATAGAATATGATAATTTTGGTAGAGAAAGCAAAAAATATCTTCCTTATGCCTCTTCAAATAGTGAAAATGGGAGTTATAACTCTACTGCTGGAAGCGATGTAATGAATTATTACGCAGCCAACGGCTGGGATACATCGGTTAAGAAAACAACTGTACCGTTTGCAGAGACTTTATTTGAGGACAGCCCACTGAACCGTTTACAGATTCAGGCTGCTCCGGGAGAATCCTGGCAATTGAGCAGTGGTCATACAATACATAAAGATTATGGAACAAATGTCAATGATGATGTGAAGTTCTGGAAAATAAACACTGCTGGTAATGGTGCCTCCGCAACTTTCTATTTACAAGGAAAGCTATATAAGACAGTTACCAAAGATGAAAATTGGACATCAGGCAAGACTGGTACTGTGGAAGAATTTAAAGACTTTGAAGAAAAAATAGTACTGAAGCGTATCTGGGAAACGGAAGACAAGAAATTAGACACCTATTATATCTACGACCACTTCAAAAGTCTTAAGTATGTAATCCCTCCTGCTGTCATTACAAATAATTTTACAGAATCTGATTCTGATTTTAATCTTTATATTTATGGTTATAAGTATGACGGTCGAAGAAGACTAATTGAAAAGAAGATACCTGGTAAGGGGTGGGAATACATAGTGTATAATAAACGAAGCCAGGTTGTGCAGATTCAAGATGCTGTTCAGAGATTATCCAACCAATGGTTGTTTACTAAATATGATGCTTTTGGTCGCATAGTAATGACCGGAATACATACAAGAAGTTCTAGCCGGGAGGCTGAACAAGCTTATATCTTGAATAATGAAATAGTATTTTGGGAAAACCGAGCCAGAGAACAATCAACTTATGGTAATGTTTCTTATCCCCGAACAAATACAACTGTTCGAAGCATCAATTATTATGACGACTATACGTTTGAGCAGGCTAATAACCTTACAGCTGAAGGCATCACCCATAGCAGAATGCTCAATGGACTTCTGACAGGAACAGTTGTTTATAAAGAAGATGGTAGTTTACCTTTGCTTACTGCGTTATATTATGATGACGACGGAAGGCTAATTCAGACAGTTTCTCAAAATAATCTTGGAGGGAAAGATATAATAACTTATTCATACAGTTTTACAGGTGAATTGCTTACAAGTGTACATAGTCATACTGCAAACGGACAGACCACGACTATTGCTACACACAATAAATATGACCATGTTGGACGTCTGATGACAAGCAAGCAACAGATCAACAACCAACCTGAGATAACCCTATTGGCAAAAAACTATAATGAAATCGGTCAGCTAAGAGAAAAAGTCGTTGGCGCAGACACTGATGGGAATAATCCTGTAAACATCATTACCTATGGCTACAACGAACGAGGATGGCTAACAACAAGCACTTCAAAATATTTTAGTCAACAGCTCAAATACCAGGATCCCATATATGGTACATCAGCTCAATGGAATGGTAATATATCCGAACAGCACTGGGGTCAAAACACAACAGTCAATGAATATTTTGTATACAGCTATGACAAATTGAACAGATTGAAAAATGGTAACAGTACTACATCCGGAATGTATGAATCGCTGGAATACGATGATATGGGTAATATCACGAAACTGACACGAAACGGTGCTGCAATCTTTTACAGTTATACAGGAAACAATTTAAATTCAGTATCAGGCTTAGTTAATGGGAACTATACCTATGATAGCAACGGGAATGTTAAGATTGACCGCACAGGCATGAATATGAGCTACAATTACCTGAATCTACCCCAGCAAGTGACAGGAGGAGGTAATACAATTACATACCTCTATGATGCAATTGGCAATAAACTTCGTAAAACGGCAAATACAACGGGACAGCGGGATTATATTGGAGGTATAGAATACCAGAACGGAGCAATTGAGTTGATCCATACAGCAGAAGGTGTAGCATATAGGAATGTAAATGGTGATTATACGTACAGATATAATCTGACAGACCACCTGGGTAATGTCAGAGCTACGATTTACCGGAATCCTAATACGAATGCTGTAGAGGTTTTGCAAAGAGATGATTACTATCCGTTTGGATTGCAAAAATCACCAAGCCCTGTATTTGGAAATAATAAGTATCTTTATAATGGTAAGGAAAAGCAAGAGGAGTTAGGTGGCCAGCTGGACTATGGAGTGAGGCTTTATGATCCGGTAATCGGAAGATGGAACGTTGTGGATCCACTGGCGAGCGAAGAATATGATTTGTCGCCATACCGTTACGGTTATAATAATCCATTGCGATTTATGGATCCTGATGGAATGCTCGAGGATGATATTTTATATAATCAAAAAGGTAAAGAAATAGATCGAATAGTTAATAATCTGCCTGATCGTTATTTTATGCAATATGATAGAGGTAATTATTCTTATAATGGAAGTCGTTATGTTCAGGTAAACAGTCGGGAGACGATTCTCGGTGATCTAAGGGAGATAGCAAAAGGTAATGAAAAAACCGGATTCGATGGAAAATTGGACAGCTATACAAAGAAGTTGGGGCCAATTGTTGCCGAAGCGACAAGCAAAACAAACATGGGTATCGTGGGAGGAATTGCTTTAGAAAGTTTAGAACCAAAGAATGTTTATGGTGGTACAGGAAAAGGCAACCTAGACTTTGTTAGTGAGTTTAAGGCAGATGTCCTGTATGAAATAAATGGAACTTACTATAGCAAACATGAAGCTCTGAATTATGTATGGGGTGCAGCAATGAAAACAACAGGGCAGAATATTGGAATTTTCTTATCCGCGGCTGATGCCTATCATAAAGTTCACAATAGAACGACACTAGGCAATGAGCCTTCTCACAATGAGGCAATAAAGAAAGGATTCTATAATGCGCCAGGAAGACAGTTCCAAATATATTCAATTCCACAATATTATAATGAAAAGAAATGGTTAAGTCGCCCTATAGGAAAATAA